The following coding sequences lie in one Candidatus Neptunochlamydia sp. REUL1 genomic window:
- the rplC gene encoding 50S ribosomal protein L3: MSLKLMGKKRGMTRVYDEKGNLIVCTLIAAEPNVIVQVKNQEKDGYSAVQLGAVKVPESKKKNVSKPLVGHFARAKVEPRRHLLESRIDNTEEYELGQGVGVDYFTDVEFVDVCGTSKGKGFQGVIKRHNFAGGPASHGSGFHRSAGSTGMRSTPGRSLPGVKKAGQMGSQKVTAENLKVVRVDAEKQIILVKGAVPGAKNSLLYIRKSVKKTPAKK, encoded by the coding sequence ATGTCACTAAAGCTGATGGGCAAAAAGAGGGGAATGACCCGTGTATACGATGAAAAGGGTAACCTTATAGTCTGCACGCTCATTGCCGCCGAGCCCAACGTGATCGTCCAAGTGAAGAATCAAGAAAAGGATGGTTATTCTGCAGTTCAACTTGGAGCTGTGAAAGTTCCTGAGTCCAAGAAGAAGAATGTCTCAAAACCTCTTGTTGGTCACTTTGCGCGTGCTAAGGTGGAGCCTAGACGTCACCTGCTAGAATCCCGAATTGATAATACTGAAGAGTACGAGTTAGGTCAGGGAGTTGGAGTTGATTACTTTACTGATGTTGAGTTTGTAGATGTGTGTGGCACCTCTAAAGGGAAGGGATTTCAAGGGGTTATCAAACGTCATAACTTTGCTGGGGGACCGGCTTCTCACGGGTCAGGCTTTCACCGTAGCGCAGGATCGACAGGGATGAGAAGTACACCAGGCCGTAGTTTGCCAGGAGTTAAAAAAGCTGGACAGATGGGATCACAGAAGGTTACTGCCGAAAACCTCAAAGTGGTCCGTGTTGATGCTGAAAAACAAATTATTTTAGTCAAAGGGGCTGTTCCAGGAGCAAAGAACAGCCTCCTTTATATCCGGAAATCGGTAAAGAAAACACCTGCAAAAAAATAG
- the fmt gene encoding methionyl-tRNA formyltransferase, with translation MKIVYFGTPPIAAEVLEFLVENGVEVLAIVTKGDKPRGRSGKPVFSAVKEFALEKFPNIPLYQPDKASTPAFEEKLSLFGADLFVVFAYGEIIKQNLLDLPRYGCINLHPSLLPKYRGPAPIRFALLDGAKETGVSVIEMTLKMDAGDLLAQEKVSIPSGMDCEQLESVLIPLGAETLLKVIKNYAYHNEHKTPQDSTLATYVQKIDATMAEIDWSQSAETIHNQIRAFSPKPGAWCSVVVNGKLKRLKLFRATPTIEVPQYQKDQWVVSCGVGNLSLLDLQLEGKKRLTISEFTRGFQSAPLLGPF, from the coding sequence ATGAAGATCGTTTACTTTGGAACCCCTCCCATTGCCGCAGAAGTTCTAGAGTTTCTAGTTGAAAATGGAGTTGAGGTTCTTGCCATCGTCACCAAGGGTGATAAGCCGCGTGGTCGGAGTGGCAAGCCGGTTTTTTCAGCTGTAAAAGAATTTGCCTTAGAAAAATTTCCTAATATTCCTCTATATCAACCGGACAAAGCCTCAACGCCAGCCTTTGAAGAAAAATTAAGTCTTTTTGGTGCCGATCTCTTTGTTGTTTTTGCTTACGGAGAAATCATTAAACAGAACCTTTTGGATCTTCCTCGCTATGGTTGCATCAATCTTCATCCTTCTCTTTTGCCTAAGTATCGAGGGCCAGCACCTATTCGTTTTGCGCTGTTAGATGGTGCCAAAGAAACAGGTGTTTCAGTTATTGAAATGACGTTGAAAATGGATGCCGGAGATCTTCTTGCTCAAGAGAAAGTGTCCATTCCTTCGGGCATGGATTGCGAACAGCTTGAAAGCGTATTGATACCACTCGGAGCAGAAACCTTGCTTAAGGTGATTAAAAATTATGCTTACCATAATGAGCATAAAACGCCGCAGGACTCAACTCTTGCAACCTATGTTCAAAAAATTGATGCAACAATGGCAGAGATTGATTGGAGTCAAAGCGCCGAGACGATTCATAATCAAATACGAGCCTTTAGCCCTAAGCCTGGGGCTTGGTGTAGTGTAGTTGTTAATGGTAAGCTCAAGAGGCTTAAGTTGTTTCGGGCCACTCCAACGATTGAGGTTCCTCAATACCAAAAAGACCAATGGGTGGTCTCCTGTGGCGTGGGCAATCTATCCCTTCTAGATCTCCAGCTAGAGGGAAAAAAGCGCCTCACGATCTCTGAGTTTACAAGAGGGTTTCAAAGCGCTCCACTCTTAGGGCCCTTTTAA
- the lpxA gene encoding acyl-ACP--UDP-N-acetylglucosamine O-acyltransferase gives MSNIHPTAIVEEGAQLGDNVTLEPYAIVKKNVILGDNVTIKSHAYIDGYTTIGEGTTIYPSASIGTKTQAKKFHGEVTYVKIGKHCEIREFVTINSSCDEGSTVEIGDHCLIMAYCHIAHHCKVGNHVIMANGAMLAGHVEIQDYANIGGMTPIHQFVRVGAYSMVGGLSRITNDIPPYTLGAGIPYRVAGLNLIGLKRHNFNLELRKNLTKAFKLTYRSGVQLQEALKRVENEVDKSPVVNHWLDFCKSSKRGLIGLQPAGPGNKIPDIKDLLEE, from the coding sequence ATGTCTAATATCCATCCTACAGCGATTGTCGAAGAAGGGGCTCAGCTCGGAGACAATGTTACTTTAGAACCTTATGCGATTGTTAAAAAGAATGTGATTCTAGGCGACAATGTAACAATTAAATCCCACGCTTACATCGATGGATACACGACAATTGGAGAAGGCACTACTATTTATCCCTCTGCAAGTATCGGGACTAAAACCCAGGCTAAAAAATTTCATGGGGAAGTTACCTATGTCAAAATTGGAAAGCACTGCGAGATTCGCGAATTTGTGACCATCAATTCCTCGTGCGACGAAGGCTCAACCGTTGAAATTGGGGATCATTGTTTGATCATGGCCTACTGTCATATTGCTCACCACTGCAAGGTAGGAAATCACGTCATTATGGCAAATGGAGCAATGCTCGCTGGACATGTGGAGATTCAAGACTATGCTAATATTGGAGGAATGACCCCAATCCATCAATTTGTTCGAGTAGGAGCTTACTCTATGGTAGGCGGACTCAGCCGGATTACTAACGATATTCCTCCTTATACGCTAGGGGCAGGGATTCCCTACCGTGTTGCAGGCCTCAATCTGATTGGGTTGAAAAGGCATAATTTTAATCTCGAGCTTCGAAAGAACCTTACTAAAGCTTTTAAACTCACCTATCGTTCTGGAGTTCAGTTGCAAGAGGCTCTTAAGCGCGTTGAAAATGAAGTGGACAAAAGCCCTGTGGTTAACCATTGGCTCGACTTTTGCAAAAGCTCGAAGCGGGGGCTTATTGGTCTGCAGCCTGCAGGACCTGGAAATAAAATTCCTGACATCAAAGATCTTTTAGAAGAATGA
- the fabZ gene encoding 3-hydroxyacyl-ACP dehydratase FabZ: protein MSTEDSTSKTILNIKQIRDILPHRYPFLLVDRVIELDLETNNIVAIKCVSMNEEFFQGHFPQAPIMPGVLILEALAQAGGILIHQKGFQEKTAVLLSVTKAKFRRPALPGDVITMHVHGQHLSSKGGKVQAKAKIAGELAVEAEIGFALTSFEQI from the coding sequence ATGTCTACCGAAGACTCCACTTCAAAAACGATCCTTAATATCAAGCAGATTCGCGATATTCTTCCTCATAGGTATCCTTTTCTTCTTGTAGATCGAGTCATTGAGCTTGATTTAGAGACTAACAACATTGTAGCAATTAAGTGTGTGTCGATGAACGAAGAGTTTTTTCAAGGGCACTTTCCTCAGGCCCCTATTATGCCAGGAGTTTTGATTTTAGAAGCGTTGGCTCAGGCTGGAGGAATTCTTATTCATCAGAAGGGATTCCAAGAGAAAACAGCCGTTCTTCTGAGTGTAACCAAGGCAAAGTTTCGTCGCCCCGCACTACCTGGCGATGTGATTACTATGCATGTTCATGGACAGCACTTGAGTTCTAAGGGAGGAAAAGTCCAAGCAAAAGCAAAAATTGCTGGGGAGCTAGCTGTCGAAGCAGAAATCGGATTTGCACTCACTAGTTTTGAACAGATTTAG
- the lpxC gene encoding UDP-3-O-acyl-N-acetylglucosamine deacetylase yields MASSDKYSTSRKHQRTLKNSVSLSGTGLFTGVSSEVKLRPAPEGTGVVFQRMDLPDKPTLPAFVDYVCETPRCTILGSEDFQVQTVEHILSAIKAYEIDNLIIEIDGPEIPSCDGSAVPFVELIEKAGVVSQSKTKKIHHLEVPVFWSKGDVHLVALPSEEFRISYTLNYPTCELLKSQFFTVHLNEEIYKEEIAPARTFSLYEEVVPLIEKGNIKGGRLDNAVIIKGDSILNPEGVRYKDEMVRHKILDLIGDLSLVGQSFIAHIIAIRSGHFSNTSFAKELVSNFTMENH; encoded by the coding sequence ATGGCATCTTCCGATAAATATTCCACATCAAGAAAACATCAGCGCACCTTAAAAAATTCTGTTTCCCTGTCTGGAACAGGCCTCTTTACTGGAGTAAGTTCTGAAGTCAAGCTTCGGCCTGCTCCCGAAGGAACAGGGGTTGTATTTCAACGAATGGATCTTCCTGACAAACCAACGCTCCCAGCGTTTGTTGACTACGTGTGTGAAACACCGCGTTGTACCATATTAGGTTCAGAGGATTTTCAAGTTCAAACTGTAGAACATATACTCTCTGCAATTAAGGCCTATGAAATTGACAACCTTATTATCGAAATTGATGGCCCAGAGATCCCCAGTTGCGATGGAAGTGCTGTTCCCTTTGTTGAGCTCATTGAAAAAGCGGGAGTTGTTTCTCAGAGCAAAACAAAAAAAATCCATCACTTAGAAGTTCCTGTTTTCTGGTCAAAGGGAGATGTTCATCTTGTCGCTCTTCCTTCCGAGGAGTTCCGGATTAGTTATACGCTGAACTACCCAACGTGTGAGCTTTTGAAATCGCAGTTCTTCACCGTTCATCTCAACGAAGAAATTTATAAAGAAGAGATTGCTCCTGCGCGAACTTTTTCTCTTTATGAAGAAGTTGTTCCTTTAATTGAAAAAGGGAATATCAAGGGAGGACGCCTCGACAATGCTGTGATTATTAAAGGAGATTCGATTTTGAATCCGGAGGGAGTCCGATATAAAGACGAAATGGTGCGCCATAAGATCTTAGATCTCATTGGGGATCTTTCTCTTGTTGGACAATCTTTCATTGCCCATATCATTGCCATTCGATCAGGTCACTTTTCTAACACCTCATTTGCAAAAGAGCTTGTGAGTAATTTCACTATGGAGAATCATTGA
- the lnt gene encoding apolipoprotein N-acyltransferase, whose protein sequence is MITVVLFLISWALFAWGQPHISPVLSALASSFGLALMWFALLRIRSKKARYIVSALWFFAVQLVQLSWFASPTYQGTYIYFVYGGIALWLGAEFGILSLFLPKKGPISFRRILGISALWTLLEWSRLFVLCGFAWNPIGLSLTGFNISSQLASVIGVFGLSFLVMAINLFGVNLCYRRNKRVLLTYGGVLLFPYLFGAFHLDFHERKDREGPYHVALVQTALLPDEKDYYYGKEDRFVHPYLQWYSIVTYLKNHSDKNLDLIVLPEYALPFGSHAKVYAFRDMAPFMEGELGDLSSLLVEPFAEKREGKWYVSNSFWAQALADYFQAELVMGLDSKDGKDHYNAAFHFSSKGTRAVTRYEKRVLLPLAEYLPFTFLKPLVARYGITNFFTHGKEAKVIGGKHPMSLSVCYEECFPHVMREGRVKGAKLFVSVTNDGWYPYSRLPEEHYIHGRIRSIENGVPLLRACNTGITAGVDSLGRTVARFENGDGSFELEKGALFIPLDLYSYSTLYTFWGDAFIILISLVSLVFLRNPLAEKRESDLS, encoded by the coding sequence ATGATTACAGTGGTATTATTTCTTATCAGCTGGGCTCTTTTTGCTTGGGGTCAACCTCATATTAGCCCTGTTCTTTCTGCCCTTGCAAGTAGTTTTGGTTTAGCGCTCATGTGGTTTGCGCTATTGCGTATTCGGTCTAAGAAAGCTCGCTATATTGTCTCTGCCCTTTGGTTTTTTGCCGTGCAACTTGTGCAGCTCTCCTGGTTTGCGTCTCCAACGTATCAAGGAACCTATATCTATTTTGTCTATGGAGGGATTGCACTGTGGCTTGGAGCGGAGTTTGGAATACTGTCACTCTTCCTCCCCAAAAAAGGGCCGATTTCCTTTCGGCGTATTTTGGGAATATCAGCTCTTTGGACCCTATTAGAGTGGAGCCGCCTCTTTGTTTTGTGTGGATTCGCCTGGAACCCCATTGGGTTGTCTCTAACAGGGTTTAATATTTCCTCTCAATTGGCGTCAGTTATTGGAGTGTTTGGTCTCTCCTTTTTAGTGATGGCGATCAACTTATTTGGGGTGAACTTGTGCTATAGAAGAAACAAACGTGTCCTTTTGACCTATGGAGGGGTTCTCCTCTTCCCCTATTTATTTGGAGCATTTCATTTAGATTTTCATGAGAGGAAGGATCGAGAAGGCCCATACCATGTGGCACTTGTTCAGACGGCGCTACTTCCCGATGAAAAAGATTATTATTACGGAAAAGAAGATCGCTTTGTACATCCTTATCTTCAGTGGTATTCGATCGTTACCTATTTAAAAAACCACAGCGATAAGAACTTGGATCTCATTGTACTTCCGGAGTATGCGCTTCCTTTTGGATCGCACGCAAAAGTCTATGCATTCAGAGATATGGCCCCTTTTATGGAAGGAGAGCTTGGAGATTTGTCGTCCCTTCTTGTTGAGCCCTTTGCTGAAAAGAGGGAGGGAAAGTGGTACGTAAGCAATTCCTTTTGGGCGCAGGCGCTTGCAGACTACTTCCAGGCAGAGCTTGTGATGGGGCTGGACTCTAAAGATGGAAAAGACCACTACAATGCAGCCTTCCATTTTTCGTCCAAGGGAACACGAGCAGTAACCCGGTATGAAAAAAGAGTTCTTCTTCCCCTAGCTGAATATCTCCCGTTTACTTTTTTGAAACCTCTAGTGGCTCGCTATGGCATTACAAACTTTTTCACCCATGGAAAAGAGGCAAAGGTAATTGGGGGAAAACATCCCATGAGTTTGTCAGTTTGTTACGAAGAGTGTTTTCCTCACGTCATGCGAGAGGGGAGGGTGAAGGGGGCTAAACTCTTCGTTAGTGTGACCAATGATGGATGGTATCCCTACTCTCGTCTTCCTGAGGAGCACTATATCCATGGACGCATTCGATCTATAGAGAATGGGGTGCCTCTCCTTCGAGCGTGCAATACAGGAATTACAGCTGGTGTAGATAGTCTAGGGAGGACCGTTGCGCGTTTTGAGAATGGTGATGGGAGTTTTGAACTGGAAAAAGGAGCTCTATTTATTCCACTTGACCTCTATTCTTACTCAACCCTTTATACTTTCTGGGGTGATGCTTTTATTATTTTGATATCATTAGTTTCCTTGGTCTTTTTAAGGAATCCCCTTGCTGAAAAACGGGAATCTGATTTAAGCTGA
- a CDS encoding DoxX family protein: MTKPMIYIARSLLSLIFLFAGAGKLMNWQGTVDALATTFSNWYMHLEGTVISSEAHEFLVGSASTLLGIATFLEIAGGLLLLLGVKVRWGALFLLLFLIPTTIVFHAFWFEIGVGLHKELGVFLKNLALIGALLYLLVGPQPYRASK, encoded by the coding sequence ATGACAAAGCCAATGATTTACATCGCACGTAGTCTCTTAAGTCTTATTTTTCTCTTTGCTGGAGCGGGAAAGCTCATGAATTGGCAAGGGACTGTTGATGCCCTTGCAACAACATTTTCGAACTGGTACATGCATCTTGAGGGGACTGTTATTAGCAGTGAAGCGCATGAGTTTCTCGTGGGGAGTGCGTCGACCCTTCTAGGGATTGCAACCTTTTTAGAAATTGCAGGAGGCCTTCTCCTCCTCCTTGGGGTTAAAGTAAGATGGGGGGCTTTGTTTCTCCTTCTCTTTCTTATTCCAACAACGATTGTTTTTCATGCCTTTTGGTTTGAAATTGGCGTTGGTTTACATAAGGAACTCGGAGTGTTTCTGAAAAACTTAGCGTTAATTGGAGCGCTTCTCTACCTCCTTGTTGGGCCTCAACCCTATCGAGCGAGTAAATGA
- a CDS encoding IS630 transposase-related protein: MTYSLDFRKKVLSIRSKEKLSFAQVARRFGVSVNSVFFWSKRLEPRRTKIRPAIKIDREILMEDIKKYPDAFNYEQAHRLNVSTSGIRCAMKRLRISYKKTLNHPKACETKRQIFQGKIAEYKRLGKPIVHIDESGFAHDMPRTHGYSKIGQRCFGTHDWGAKGRTSELDVIFTSIFASKWKSNVRMIGSLNLLRESVPFYLRIFRSM; this comes from the coding sequence ATGACATATTCGCTAGATTTTAGAAAAAAAGTTCTATCGATCCGAAGCAAAGAAAAATTAAGCTTTGCCCAAGTAGCAAGACGCTTTGGAGTAAGTGTAAATAGTGTGTTTTTCTGGTCTAAGAGGTTAGAGCCGAGGCGCACTAAAATCAGACCTGCAATAAAGATTGATAGAGAGATCTTGATGGAGGATATCAAGAAATACCCTGATGCCTTCAACTATGAACAAGCACATCGTCTCAACGTAAGCACTTCTGGCATTCGGTGTGCCATGAAGAGGCTAAGAATTAGCTATAAAAAAACGCTCAACCATCCCAAGGCCTGCGAAACAAAAAGACAAATCTTTCAAGGAAAAATCGCAGAATATAAACGTTTGGGAAAGCCAATTGTACATATTGATGAAAGCGGGTTTGCCCATGATATGCCCCGCACCCACGGTTACTCCAAAATAGGACAGCGATGTTTTGGCACTCATGATTGGGGAGCAAAAGGAAGAACAAGCGAACTGGATGTAATCTTCACGTCCATCTTCGCTAGTAAATGGAAATCCAATGTTCGTATGATCGGCTCCCTGAACCTCCTGAGAGAATCTGTTCCATTTTACTTGCGAATCTTCCGTTCTATGTAG